The DNA window tatatatggggtggggtggggtNNNNNNNNNNNNNNNNNNNNNNNNNNNNNNNNNNNNNNNNNNNNNNNNNNNNNNNNNNNNNNNNNNNNNNNNNNNNNNNNNNNNNNNNNNNNNNNNNNNNNNNNNNNNNNNNNNNNNNNNNNNNNNNNNNNNNNNNNNNNNNNNNNNNNNNNNNNNNNNNNNNNNNNNNNNNNNNNNNNNNNNNNNNNNNNNNNNNNNNNNNNNNNNNNNNNNNNNNNNNNNNNNNNNNNNNNNNNNNNNNNNNNNNNNNNNNNNNNNNNNNNNNNNNNNNNNNNNNNNNNNNNNNNNNNNNNNNNNNNNNNNNNNNNNNNNNNNNNNNNNNNNNNNNNNNNNNNNNNNNNNNNNNNNNNNNNNNNNNNNNNNNNNNNNNNNNNNNNNNNNNNNNNNNNNNNNNNNNNNNNNNNNNNNNNNNNNNNNNNNNNNNNNNNNNNNNNNNNNNNNNNNNNNNNNNNNNNNNNNNNNNNNNNNNNNNNNNNNNNNNNNNNNNNNNNNNNNNNNNNNNgtggggtggggtggggtggggggagctTAGGACATATGAACCTAATCTTTTTCCTGCTTTTGCAATGGATTTGGGAATGATTCTTTCCTTTCTTAACCAGCAAGATGGCTTAGATGGTGTAGTGAGGGTCTAACACTTTTCATTGAATTAGAAGTTCATCCCTGATTTTAGGATGATTTGAGACACTGTTTATTTTACTCATTCGGTTGATCATATttaaaagttaaagaaaaaaaagactgtCAAGCTGCGTGGCATCTGCGCCTAGAAATAGGAAGGACGAAATGATCGCCCCACCCCTATTTGATGCCCTCGAATGCTCGTAAGGACTACACAACATGGCAGTGATACCCCTCCCTATCATCGTTAATGAATGACACATCTTGTCTCCAAGTagtcccaaccattggatggatgaGAGGTAAATGACTGATATGTAGTTGTGTGTTATTATATGTGTCAAATGTGTTGTACCATAAGGTGGTGAGTCATGGTTAATTAGTATGGTTATTATAAGAGTTATGGAGTAGTTCCTCAACCACATATGGTTGGTTAGTACCCAATTTACTAAAGCAGATGAAGAAATGAAAGGGAACCATCTTGAAACCTAATTACGACTTTGTTTCCTGAGGAGGATGCCAACTCAGGATTAGGTCAGATTAATTTCAAAAAATAGGTCAAGACTCCAACTCATAGACACTCTCACGATCCAATTTCCAACATGGATTCAGAAACCAAATGGAAATTAGTAAAGTAGGTTTACTTGAATCACAATTGATCAAAGAGGGGATCGGAATCAGCTGTGAATGCATGTAGATCTAACTCTAAGAAATACATTTGATCCTAAATATACGGCAGAGATGTCACATAGCACATCAACCTGTGGTACACTTTCGGTTCCACGTGTAAAGCAGAAAGGAAAACACACGAAGTCGTAAATCTTACAGTCAACCGAGATCTCCGTTCATCCCATCTTTAGAGTTCTTCAACAGTCGAACCCcagctgctctctctctctctctctctgcataaCTCGCCATGTATCGAGTTCAAATGCTTTTGGTAGGGTTACCTGTATTTCTCTTCTGTTCGGACCTCTTAAACCTCTTCGCTCTATCGCCACCGAAGCCCTCGCATCCTCAcccccaccaccatcatcaccaccatccTCCGCAACAAGAAGTTCGATCAACCCCTGATTTCTCAACACAGGTAAGACGAAATCCTATAACCTTCTTTGCTCTCTATGTAATTTCTAATCAATTTTGCACCCTTTTTGTCTCACAGAAAACTGGAAGTGCTGGAGGCATCGGTTATGGCAACACCATCAACATCCGTTTCTGCTCCTCCTGTTCTTACgggttcttccttcttttttttttttccttgttttcaatCAATTTGATTGTTGGTATGGAAAATTGCATGAGGGTTTGGGCTTAATTTGTTGTTTTGGTCATTGGTCGTCTGAACAAAAATTTCtgcatttcacttcttttgttGCTTGATTTTCCTTGGCTTTATCCTatcattttaaattaatttaggTGTAGTCTTGGTAAGCTTGCAGTATCTTAATCACTTTTAAATCTTATGTAAGACTATTACTTTGTATCTTGTTTGGAAAGATTTCAATCCAGTGACACACGCTGGATCATGCTCACAGAACTAAGGCTAAGGCCATTGTAATCCTTATGCCAAAAGGAAACTCAATTGTCAAGAGTCACTGAAAATTGTCGACATGGATAGTTTAATGAACAATACAGTTGAGGGATATTGGCAGGGTAGACACCTGTTTTTAAAGTGATAAATTGGTGGCCTTTTCTGCACTGTTATTTTTCTTTCGCAGGATTCTTTTTATTGAAATCCTTATCCTAAATTAAATTCCCATTATTTTATGCTGCCTTTTTTATATGAATCAGAAACAACTACTGTTTCCATTGAACAAAAAGATGATAGTTAATCACCCCGGTCCCGCAAACCAAAACTCTATGTTCTCTAACAAGAAGATAAAACTATCAACAAAATTTGTATAGAAGTAACAAATTGTCATTCATACAACACAGAATCCCAGCTTGAAGCAAAAACATTCCTGTTTACAACAATATTTCGTTCATACTTGTAGGAATACTTTCAATTtttccatcttctttttctttgggtggAGTACTATACTTATTCCAATATGTTTATATGTATCTTAAGATGTTTTGTGAtttatcagggaaaggaaaTGGATTGGAGTAATATTTAAGTCATTTCATTGCATTTGATAGGGGAACTGCAATGACAATGAAGAAGATGCTGGAGACATCTTTCCCTGGTATTGATGTTATTCCTGCAAATCATCCCCCAAAGCTTCCAAAACGCCTACTTAGCAAAGTGGTACCAGTTGTTCAAGTAGGAGTTATTGGGATTTTAATGGCTGGAGAACAAATTTTCCCTAGGCTGGGGTATATGACACCACCTCCTTGGTACTTCTCTTTGCGTGCGAATAGATTTGGAACCATAGCATCCACTTGGCTTCTTGGCAATGTTGTGCAATCCTTTTTGCAGAGCTCTGGGGCTTTTGAAGTTTACTGCAATGGTGAATTGGTAAGACCCTTCTCATTTTACTGTATAGATTGTTGTTCTATGCTCTACCTAAAATGTTCCAACCTCAATAGATGAGGCTAAAGATGGGCTATGAACCAGCCTATTGGCACTGAAGCTCATATCTTGGGATGGATTTTGTTTAGTTGGTTGATTGGTTGGTACCAGCCTGCATGCTGGACATAGGCTGATTTCACATATATGTGCAAGATCACCTAGAATATCAGGCTCAAGACACCCTGATGGGGTATAGATTAAGAGCAATGGATCCAGTCACTTGAGTTGAAAACTTTCAATTTCACAACAGATGTTACACCCATCAAAATTTCCATTTAGTTATCTTGCAAAagtcttttgtttctttctcttgaCTTGGTGGTCTGATTGAGCTACACAAGGGTTTTATCAGGAAAAAAACTAATGTCAGGATAGGACTATAACAAAACCATGAGCTGGTGATTCTGCTGCAAGTTTTGGGCCTTGATTGGGTCTTAGGCTTACTAACGAAGCAAAAAACCAGTATATGTTGTGACTATGGTGGGAGATGGACAAATCAATGCAATTAAACAGTTACCCCCAGTGATCTCTGGACCTGCAATctgctgcatttttttttctttccaatggAGGATGGTAGAATCAATCGATGGCTGTGATGCCTCATGTGAAATGGTTCTAACATTTTATTGGTTAGTTCATGAAATTGTTTTTAGTTACTTTAAGAGTATCTGACTCTCTCAACAACACCTGGCTTTATAACTAAAACCAGATTAATTTAAATGCGACCGACTTCTAGTGAGTATTTCTGTGCTTGGCATATGTTTCTTGATTCACCATTCCCTCACCTGTTTTCCCACCTCACTGGATATTGTAGGTTTTCTCAAAACTGAAGGAGCAGAGGTTCCCTAGTGAATTTGAGTTGAGAGAGCTCGTCAACCAGAAACTGGGGAATTCAAGATTTGTGGATGCTGGACGTGACTGGTCGCATAGAACTGGGGAAATGAAATCCTTCTGATAGAAGGGGCCAAAACACTTGCAGAGGTGCAGCTTAAGTTCAAGATCAAACTACTGGATTGGGTGGTAAATTTGCTATATGAATCAGATCGCCGATTGCATGTATAAAATTGAAGAACACGTTGCTTGTGTCCAAGCTTCCTTGCTcatcttctaaaatcttgtaCTTCTGTACAGTTGCTTAtcatgaattcttttttttttaataagaaaaaagaaaaacttcattAAGTAGAGAGAAAGTGAGTTACATCAGTGTACCTGAAGTTGTAAAACTGAGATCGTTTTGCTAATATCATGTGTGTTATCCTATGCAATACTAGTATTTTGTTACTGGGTTTGAAACAGAAAataatgctaaaaaaaaaaaatgtatacacATCCAAATAAAGGGGAATTACACTACAAGGCCATGAAGTGGTACTGTTATCAGAAATTAGTTTTCCAAGATCTTTTGAATCATTCCAAATCTTCCTGATTCTCCATCCATCGTCCGTCACCTGTTTCATGCTAATAAGAAGTCCCCGAGTGCATCCTTCAAAGGTATAATTAGCAATTAATGGGACAATTTTCTGTGTATGATACGAGTAGCCTATCTAGAATTGTTATTAGTCGCATGACTCGCATCTGACTCCCACACTAataaggattggtgggttcatCCAGAAACGCTTATCATGCATTTTGCAGCATTTCACACATGCAGTCGAGGGTGAAAGTAGAACCTTGTGGACATAGGCTTTAGATTTCTCTCTTTCAAGGACAGTAGCAGTGATAAATCTTGAAGAACTCAAACATTGtaaaagattttcaaaaatgaaaatggggGATCATTTTTAGATAACAATCACTTGTGTCTTAAAATATTTGAGAAACGCTAAATCCAGCAACCCATTAACTCCTCAAGTTTCATGTATTCTCTTTTACGTGCTCTATGTTTAGCATTCTcaggaacaagaaagaaaagaattagTTACACCTCCTGAATTGAAATAAGATAGGAAACCTTTCCAGAGTCGCTGAAGAAGATTTCACTTCAAGATGGACTTTTGCTTACGAGTCAATTACCAAAACCGTTCTTACAATTTACATATGATGGTAACGAATATGACACTGACTTGGCAGGTTATAGTCTTCACTCTTCAAATAATATAAGATAGTCAAACATAATGTACAGAACCTACAGTCCTAAGATTCAAGCATGAAAGCTGGTTACAAAATTTACATTCTTCCATAATATTATCACACTATTTAATACATGACAACTTTTCAGATCTCTGAATCAACTATCGGTATATTCCTTGGTCAGGATCTGCATGAGCTTAAATCTTCCACCACCCTGCTTCTACTGTGTTTGCCTGCACCATTTATGTGAGTGTCCCACCCAAAATGGGGCCAATGGAAATGAAGCAAGCAATCAAAGTGCTTCAGTGGAATGCCAGCGTCTTATCATATTTTCCACCATTTCCGTCCTTCCATTGTCTTGACCAGCTCATTTGCCATTGCTGCAAAGTTTTCAGCCCCATTTTGTAGCTCTTCAGTACGCATGCTCAGCTTCTGGTAGAATTAACGAAGAAAAAGCAATTTAGACACAGGATCGATAATTACTTCAATGGATTTCATGCAATATCTGCAGGAGGTTCTGCAGAAAGAGATGAACTAATCATGATATTGACTCTTCCAACAACTATGATAATCATATTAAACATCACAGAATAAGACTGGCTTGTGAGTTCATAAAGCCAAAATCTTAGATGATCACCACATCTTACAGAACAAGTGTTAAATAGAGCTTAAGTGTCAAATAAATTTCACCCTGAACTGACTAGTTGACAGCCTGGCAGAAGTACTAGACTTTTACTGAAGTTTCCCAGAACTCACTTGTCACAAATACTTAAAAACAGTACCATAAGATAGCAAGAATTACTGCCTTGTGTCCTTGCGATATGCTGCAATTGTTAGGATGACCTGTTATGCAATAGAATCCAGAGGGGAATGGCCATGGGAAATGAAGGAATAAACATAATGAGGATAGATCAGAGACCAAACATATTTCAAGAAATGTAGACGGTAAATGGACAGAATATGATAAAAAGGCCACAAATTGTCAAGGTAAAGCAATGAAAGAGTTAAACAAGAATGACTCTCACTTTGAAAAATGTATTCCCCCAGCATACAACTATTTTTGGGTGTCCCTTACATGTTTTGAGTTTCCCATCTGTTTCCTGGTTCTTATTTCCCACCAAATCATTTTCACTTCAAACTCTATGGGAGATGAGACCAGTTTTCCTAAGGAAATCACATGAAGGTAGaaatgggtagaaagtagaagcGTGCTTTTTAAGTATTAAGAGTTGCTGTGTAGGGTCCCTCTTACAAAGCACAGACAATCTTCAGATGTATAGCAgatagttaaaaaaagaaatgaatttCAGGGAACCTGTCTATTTCTGTCATCCATCAGAACTTTCAAGCACTTACATGTATCATAACCGAAAACTAAAGAAGTCTAAGACAATAGAAAAGAGGATAAACTACCTCAAGTTTTTCCTGACGTTGTGCGAGCCTGTCTCTTGCTTGAGCTGCTACCGCGGCAACATCCTGATTAGTTTACCATATCAGCCAGCATGATCCCTAAAAAGTTAAGTGGGACACACTTAAGTTTATCTGGACATACCCCTCCATGCCTGTACTTGGCAATGATTTCTTCTGGGGTTCTGACCCTTGGCGTCTGATCAGCAGTTCCTCCTTCAAACAATTTTTGTCTGTCTGTTTCCTTGTCTGCAGTATCAAATGGATAAACACAAAGTCTATataaaatatgttttcaaaatcACAAGTGCCTGATATACCTTTGTTATCATTCTTGCCTTGATGAGATGAAGTAGATGCAACACGTTCGGGTTCATCAATTTCAATGTCATCTATGCCAAGAGAACAATATAAGTGAGAAATGGAGGGggtaaggaagagagagagagagagagagagagagggagacctATGTCAAGCTCCACAACTTCTTGATCATCTGTAATGTCTATAGATGGGTCTGAGAAGGGAACCcttgaaaaaatgttctctaaaTCCATAGTAATTTGAGATTTAGGCATACTTTTGGTAAGATTCTCTGCATGCCCCAATTTCCCCCCTTTAAAGCCCTTAACGATACCACCTAGAAGACCAGGAGCAGTAAACTGCAGCAACAGGAGTTAGCATAGCACAAAatccgggaaaaaaaaaaaaaaagatttttacaAGGCAATTGTTTGACAGACAACCTCAAACTAAGGTTCTTTGGATACAAGATTTTCAGGTTTCTGGTTCAACACAGAATCCATCTAGAGTATAATATCtttcaaaaaccaaaaaggCTGTTAAACAGGTGGACTTATTGAAACTGGTTCAGGAGGTGGGTAATGAAAGTTTGAATTCCATAGATATCCTTTTGCTAAGAAGAATATTGAATTATTGATGCAAATTTGGCCTTCTTGTCAGTTCCAACCAGATGTATATGCAGATCAACTCTGAATATATGACAACCCTTGCCCACCAGGGTAGCTGGTTATAAGTCTCTCAGCAAAATGTGAGGTGTGTTCTTTGGGGTGGTGACTCTAGGCCTAATACAGCAACCTGTCCAGTCTATTTCCCGAAATCCAAAAAAGCTTATCCATATTCTGGTTTATTTTCAAGGTTTCCGTCAACCAGCACTAAAATTTCTTAACCATTTGAGACAAacataaaataatttgaaattgcaTGACACTTTTCAGAAAATCAGACAAAGCCAACCTACAAGGcaccagaaaaatgaaaatattcttAGGTACCTGCTTGCTACTCTGGCTTGAGGAGAACTTAATGGCAGCATCAGCAGCAGCTGCAAGAACCTTATCATGAAGACAAGGCAAAGACTCCGGAATCCTAAAAGAGTTCTTTTAgcatttattttaaatttcattttcattttagtCAAGGGTTCAAAACTAAAAgaacacataaaaaaataaatatacctGAAGCTATTTTCAAAGGCcaaaaaagagatgaatgccaatTCATATCCATTTGCCTGCAAAATATCCTCAAGATCAGAGAAGGAAGTTGAACTATATAAACCCACATGCATCTATTTGTGCCTATCAGGCATCTTTGTGCGCATAGATCACAATCTTAAATGCTTTACAATAATTAATTGTGATGTGGATAATAACAATAATGTTAATGCCAGAAAACGTGTCCTCATACTTTCAGAAAAATGCAACACTAGGACCACAAACATGGGCTATTACCAAATTTTCTGATAAGTTGAGTTTTGAAAATACAGAGGAAATAAGCTCCTACTTATCTTTCCTGGTGAATGAGAAACCATGTTTATATACATCTAGTTGCCACCCACATAATGGGACTCCACAAGAATTTCACCAGTATTTCTGCTATCTACACTTTGATAAAAGAGCTGAAAGGATATGTCACACAGACATGGATCAAAATTTTCAGACCTGGACAAGCTAGTTGACCCAGAGCCGTCACCTGGTCACTGAAATAGATGaaggctttttctttctttctttctttttcttttcttttcttgtctttctctctttttcctttttcttttttttNNNNNNNNNNNNNNNNNNNNTTTTTTGGTATATGTTCCTTCTGGTAAAGCCACTCTGAACCATTCAACCCAGATGGATTAGTATCAATCTGGACATTTTGGAAGGCTGACCTATTCAACTTGGGTTTGCAAGTCATATCATACAAATAAAGATTACTTTTAGGGGGAAAGAAAATTGAATACTATACCTCTTAGAAAGAAGAATAAGCATCTTACTACATGTTCTCACTGTTGCCTCAAGAAAGTTGTGGCATCTAGCTGTTGCCCTCCCTAAATACAAGGCCAGTAAATCTACAAAGATAAAACCCCAGCACTACTGAAAAAATTGCTTGGGATAACTTCTTCAGACAGCCTGAGATTCAGGACTATTTAGGGATGAATGAAGAAGTCGATTTAGTTGATTGGGAAAAGGATGGTTCAAAATTTAAGAAGATTCTCTTTGGTAGAAGAATTCTTGCGAAGTTCTGGTTAGAGTGTTTATGTTTTGGTGCTGGAAGGTAGGCCACTGGGGGTTTGATATGGAGGGTATTCTGGACTCTGGGTTGCTTGGGTGCTTGGAGGTTCAAAGGTCTTTTTATTCCCTTCTGTCGGATATTTGTCTATCTGGTGTCttgttgaagacttgaagtacttcttttcccctttttacgCAGTAAAACTATTTCTATGTTGTTATCAATCAGAAGAAAGA is part of the Macadamia integrifolia cultivar HAES 741 chromosome 9, SCU_Mint_v3, whole genome shotgun sequence genome and encodes:
- the LOC122088332 gene encoding selT-like protein, producing MYRVQMLLVGLPVFLFCSDLLNLFALSPPKPSHPHPHHHHHHHPPQQEVRSTPDFSTQKTGSAGGIGYGNTINIRFCSSCSYGGTAMTMKKMLETSFPGIDVIPANHPPKLPKRLLSKVVPVVQVGVIGILMAGEQIFPRLGYMTPPPWYFSLRANRFGTIASTWLLGNVVQSFLQSSGAFEVYCNGELVFSKLKEQRFPSEFELRELVNQKLGNSRFVDAGRDWSHRTGEMKSF